Genomic window (Capricornis sumatraensis isolate serow.1 chromosome 16, serow.2, whole genome shotgun sequence):
TCCTGGCTCTTTGCTCAGCGTCGTCCCTGTCACTGtgttttcttgcctcctttgaggCCTGGTCCCCAGCCTTTGTTAGGCTGCTATCCACTGGGTACCCGCTCATGCTACTTGCTGTCATGGCCCCACCTGGCACATGTCTGAGGCTATTCAGGGTACACACTGCTGTCAGAGGGTGTGCGCCTGAGGGCTGTGGGTTCCTGAAACTTGTCATAGGAAAGAATGAGGCCATATCATCCACAATGAACTCCCTCTGGGTGTGAATCTTGAGGGGCCCTTCCATGCCTCGTTCCCATGACCTTCAGGATTCCCGATTTCTGATTTCCCGCTGGGCCAGAGTCAGCCTTGTCCGATTACCTCTCTCCATGATTTGGGGAAGGGTGAGGGTGCCGGATCCCCTGGCTGTGGGAAATGGTTTAACACGTGCCACTCCCGGGCCCCCAAAACCGTCTGTTTGACACCTCCTGCTGAGTGGTATCGCAGCCTCTCAGTACTCCTCAAACCAGCTTCCTCCATCTTCTCCTCTCTGCCTGAGCAGTTACCTCTCGGCAAGAAGGGAGAGACAGTCCCCCAACTCCTctaactcccccacccccatgtgtgcgtgctaagtcgcttcagtcggactctgcgtgaccccatgggctgaagcccaccaggctcctctgtccatgggattctccaggcaaggatactggagtgggttgccatgtcctcctccaggggatcaaatccaggtctcttacgtctcctgcactggcaggtggattctttaccactagtgccacctgggaagccccctccaaccccccaccccagccatccTTCTCTAAACCTGGTTCAGGAGATGGGGGCTCTAGGGTCCAAGGGACACGTCTCTCTATGTTGATTTTAACCCAGCAACCTAGATGCTTTAGCCAGCAGGTCTTGAGTGGTCCTGGGCCAGGTAGGCTAGCTGCACTGAAGCCCTCCGCTGGGCGGTGGGACCGCCAGACTCCCACCACGAGGGAGATGGAATCCAGCCCAGTCCCACTGACTGCCAAACCCTGCACCTCTGCTTCTGTCTCCATTGCTTTGTTCTGCATGAAGACAGCTCATCTCCCTCTTTCTGCTTAACTCCTGCTGAATTCCAGGATGAATCCAAGGGTTGTATTTAATGATGATGTTGGAAATAGCTCCCAGTATGGATAGAGAACTTGATAGGCTTGAGGCTGTCAAGAACTTTGGAAGGAGGCAAGACCTGAAGAAGGGTAAGGAGgagtgtctgagtctttgctggGGCAGAGAGGAACTGCCTTGAAGACCTGGAATATGAGGGTCCCTGGTCTTCTTTCGAAACTACTCTCTGAAGCCCATCCGGCATGTGCAGAATACATGGCCTTGTAAGGCGGACACAGAAGGCCTGCCTCCAGGAGCTCGCCCTGTACTGAGGCCATGGACATCCCGGCCCTGAGTGATGTAATAAAGGCACTTGtgacaaaagaagagagaatataCTGGGATGGCCCACAAGTTTGTTCAGCTTTTCCCATAAGATAgtgcagaaaaacctgaacaaacttttaaGCCAACCCAATAATTCCAAACAGAAGAGTTAGGAAGGACATAGGAAGATGGGATTGAGTGGGGCATTGAGAAAAGCATAGGAACAGGTAAGCTTTTGCAAGAAAGGACTCCTCAGCAAAAGGAAGAATTTTAGAGACAGAACTATATTGGAGTGATGGGGGCAGGCAGTCAGGAGGATGATGAACCTGAAAGAGAGGAATAAAGCTATGAAGAGGAAGAGATGAGGGGAAATATACATTTTGCAACAATGTAAAGGTCCTGTAGGGGAGTTGAGACCTCACCCTACTTCCCACGTgccactagcggtaaagaacccgcctgccaatacaggttcgatccctgggtggagaagatcccttggagaagggcacggcaatccactccagtattcttgcctggagaatcccagggacagagaagcctggcaggctaccgtccagagggtcacaaagaatcagccatgactaaagtgacttggcacactGGCACTACAAGCTTATGGCTTTTGAATGAAAGCAGAAGCATATTCTTAAACAAAATCTAGTATGTGAAACACTACATGAGACAAGGGTGTCCTGGTTTCAAGGAGACTCTCTCCTTGCCCTCCACTCCATCCCTGGTAAAACTTGCAAAGACAGCCTCTATGGGATGCCCTCCAATTAGTTCTGAAATTGAGTGATGTAAGGTAAACATCTCTCCCTAAGAGAACATGCAGATAAACCTCATCTGGTCTTGAGCGCTGCGTTGTAGTCTGCTCTGTGAATGCACAGAGGTTGGCGTCTTCCAAACTTCTATCGATGAACTTGGTTCCAAACATGACTTTTTCTTACAATTTGCTTTGCTATTAAATAAgacaacacattttaaatcaactatactccaagtaAACTTTTTAAGtatgaaactggaagaaaaagataagaaaatcacTGCTTAGAGGTAACAGGGAACAGTAAAAGATTTTACGCAGGACACTGATGTAATGAGGTTCGTGGGTTGGAAAAGTCATCCTGCTCTCTGTGTAGGAGCTGGACAAGAGTGGAGAAGTTAGTGGGAATGGGACTGTGGGGAGACGGTAGACCTGAGCATGAGCGTGAAGAAGGGCTAGAGCTTTGGTAGAGGATGCTGAGGTCGGGGCGAGCCTATGGCTCTGCTGCTAAACTTATGTATCCTCCCAACCCCTTCTTCCAGAACCACCTGCCCCAGGAACCAGAAGGAAAGACCCAGGCTGGGGAATGGGTCCTCCCACCATTGAGAGCGAGAGGATGACCCCCAGCTGGGGTCCTGGTTAGCAGTGCAGCCACCCCCGCTTGTGGGGGGACCCTCACTCTCCAGGAAGGAGGGCACCCAGAGACTGGGTGCCAAGTCCCTGCTCCCATCTTCTCCCTCCCAGGGGTTCATCGTTTCTAGAAGTGACTTTTTGAGCCCACATAAGTTGGTTATAAGTGGTTTTGAAATGCCGTGGAGGGGGGTCTGGTTGCGGGAGGGTGGGAAGAACAGAGCTGGGAAGTGAGGAGGAGCAGGTGCAGGGGGACAGCTGTGAGTGAAAGGTATGAAAACAGGCACCCTGCCTTCCTTTGCGGTTTGCTCGGTAAACAACCTGAGTGCtggcagaggtgggggagggggggaggagtGAGCTTCCGGAAACGGAGTGGGCACATGCCCTTCACTTGgagccctccccagccccccccccaccatcaCCCTTGCCGCAGGTAtccacccccacaccccaccaccacccccatgcCTCCCTTACTTCCTCCTAtggctctcctctgtctctgggcccTCTGCTTCTTAAGTGGGAAGGGCGCAGAGCAAGGAGTGTGCAGTGACGGGGAGCAGCAGGCAGGGCAGCCCGGGCAGCGCCGCGTATTGGTGGAAGTTACATCAACATGGGTTCAAGCAGGCCTGCTCTCTAGCAAGACATCGgtgaagcagagatattacataCCTGAGCTTGTGGTGCACGTTAGACAAAGCAAGAGGCTCTCACAACAATTTCAGTTATAAGGAAGGCACTCAGGAAGAAGGGGACAAAGCGAGGGGAAGCCAACAGCCCATATCAGCATCCAGCCCTTCAGCAGGATCCTGGGCtttagcagggcttcccaggtggctcagtgtaaagaacccacctgccaatgcaggagccacaggagatgcaggttccatccctgggtggggaagaccccctggaggaggaaatggcagcctactccagcattcttgcctgggaaatcccatggacagaggagcctaatgggctacagtccacggggtcacaaagagttggatacgactgaggaactgagcacgcacgcacgcaggcttTAGTGCCCTCGTCCTGTGTGGAACTGGAACTCCTTATCCCAACCAGATTCACTCCCCAAACAGAAGTCCTGATCCCAGCCCCGTGAGCCTGCAGCCTTCCACACCTGAGGATGCAGAGATGAGAAATGACTCACAGGTGCACAGCCCTCCAGAGTTCATATTCCCACACCACGTTCCCTCCTTTAGTCTTTGTTTTACAGACGAAAACTGAAGttggaaaaggcaaagagatttGTTGGAGGAACATGAAAGGAAACTGGGATCTGACCTGTGGGCGGCTTGGGGGTGGAGGGACAAAAGCAGTTAGCTTGCAGGGTTGCGGGGGAGGGGAACAGGATAACTCTACCAGGGAGTCAGGATCCCTCTCCGGGAGGAAAGACTGGTTCTCAGTTTCTGCTCTCCTGTCTCCTTGTCCCTGAAGTACAAGGAATTAGGGAGCTACAATGACAGTACGGAGACCCCCATAAAAGAAAACCACCTCTGCCTCACCGTCGAGGGGCCTCTGCTGACCTCCTTCAAGGCCGTGTTCATGCCCGTGGCCTATGGCCTCATCTTCCTCCTCGGTATGATGGGCAACATTCTGGTCCTGGTGATCCTGGAGCGGCACCGGCAGACGCGCAGCTCCACTGAGACCTTCCTGTTTCACCTGGCGGTGGCGGACCTCCTCCTGGTCTTCATCTTGCCCTTCGCCGTGGCCGAGAGCTCCGTGGGCTGGGTCCTGGGCAACTTCCTCTGCAAAACCGTGATTTCTCTGCACAAGATCAACTTCTACTGCAGCAGCCTGCTCCTGGCCTGCATCGCCGTGGACCGCTACCTGGCCATCGTCCACGCCGTCCACGCCTACCGCCACCGCCGCCTCCTCTCCATTCATATCACCTGTGCGACCATCTGGCTGGCCGGCTTCTTCTTTGCCTTGCCGGAGATCCTCTTCGCCAAGGTCAGTGAACCCCATTACAACGACTCCCTGCCACACTGCACCTTCTCCCAGGAGAACCAAGCCGAAACCAATGCCTGGTTCACCTCTCGCTTCCTCTACCACATCGGAGGATTCCTGCTGCCGATGCTGGTGATGGCTTGGTGCTACGTCGGGGTGGTGCACAGGCTGTGCCAGGCCCAGCGGCGCCCTCAGCGGCAGAAGGCTGTCAGGGTGGCCATCCTGGTGACAAGCGTCTTCTTTCTCTGCTGGTCACCCTACCAAATCGTTATCTTCCTGGACACCCTAGCGAGGCTGAAGATGCTGGGCAGCAGCTGTGAGCTGGACAGCTATCTCTCCGTGGCCATCACCATGAGCGAGTTTCTGGGCCTGGCCCACTGCTGCCTGAACCCCATGCTCTACACCTTCGCTGGTGTGAAATTCCGCAGTGACCTGTCACGGCTGCTGACCAAGCTGGGCTGCACCggccctgcctccctctgccAGTTCTTCCCCAGCTGGCGCAAGAGCAGCCTCTCGGAGTCAGAGAATGCCACGTCCCTCACCACCTTCTAggtcccagccccctcccctttgTTTCAGCTTTCCTTGGGGCAGGCAGTGATGCTGGCATTGCAGGAGCTGGGATCCGAAGAGCTTGCCTTGGCCAGTATCCTCATACGGGGCAGCTGGAGGAACCAACCCCTCCTTCCAGGACATCCTTGCTGGCTCTTCTACCAGCCCCACATCTAGGCTGGGGTCCAGGGAGGGGACAGCATCCCAAAGGCAGAGCCAAGGATACCTGTGCCCTCAGGCTGAGAGAACCACACTTGCCTTCTCTCATCCAAACCATCCAGTGCTCGAGGAACAAATTTTACTTCTGCCCCTGCCGATAGGGAAAGTCATTCCCCTTCCAGAACAGTCTGTCATCTTATGGACCACATACCTCCAGAACCACCCACATCTCCTCCCACCTCACCTGCCAAAAGAAACTAGAAGCTGAGCACCAGGGGTTGGATGGAGGTTAAAGCCAAAGAAAGGTCAGTTGGCAACAGAGCGTGTGTGGCCTTGACATGTCTCAGTGACTAAGAAGCCCAGACATTCTTTCAGGTCACCAGCCCTGCGGAGTTCTGACCAGGCGGAAAGCTCAGGCCGACCCAGTCTGCGTGGCTGCCTGGCTCTGCTGAAAATGGCGCTGGGCCAGCCCCACATCAATGGACTCTGGGAGGCCTACCGACTCAGGGCAGACTCCAGGCACCCTCAGGGACAAGCCAGCATCCTAGAGAAGATGTAAGGGCAGATGAGAGGCACCCCACCAAGGAAGGGAAAGATTCTCCTTCCTCCGCTCCAAGGAGGCAAACGTATTCACCAAAGCCAGCTGTCTTCTCTGCCCAGGGCAGAGAGCTCCCAGTGCAGTCCACGGCCCTGGTGGGTCTGGGAGCTGACGGGGAAGGAGACAGATGCGTTCCCCCAACCCCTCTCTCCACAAACTACactgccagggaaacccctggAGCCGCAGAGAAAAATCCAACCACAGCAGGGGGGACACTTAGCCAAGAGTCAGTGGAGAGAGAGACCTcctgaggagagagacagatctaaaGGGTCCCTGGGGGTCATCTCATCCAGCCCCCTGCCTGCAGGCCGGGCcatctttctgggcctcagtgagAGCCGAGGAGCACCCCGTTGGGCTAGGCAGTGTGACAAGCAGGCCTGGGCAAGGAAGTCCCCAGGCTCCAGGAAGCTGAGCCCTGCCCCGAGAGGGTACTACTCAAATGGAACCGGAGGAAGCTGCTCTGTGCcagtcctgcccctgccccctcgCCTGCCACCCTGGCCTCTGGTCTGACCAGAATGGGACTCCTGCACTTGCCGACGGCACGTGTTGGTTGCTCAGGCCCACTCAAGCCCATCAGCGGAGGTCCTTAAGAAGCCTCTCTGCAGGGAATTTTAGATCTATGACCCAGGGGACTCTTGTCTTCACCATGGAACACTGGAGAACCCTGGGGTCCCCTGTTCCTCCCAGCCTCCAGTAGTAAGCTGGGCAGTGGAGGAGCCAGA
Coding sequences:
- the CXCR5 gene encoding C-X-C chemokine receptor type 5 isoform X1; this encodes MNYPLTLDMDLMNYNLEDLYKELGSYNDSTETPIKENHLCLTVEGPLLTSFKAVFMPVAYGLIFLLGMMGNILVLVILERHRQTRSSTETFLFHLAVADLLLVFILPFAVAESSVGWVLGNFLCKTVISLHKINFYCSSLLLACIAVDRYLAIVHAVHAYRHRRLLSIHITCATIWLAGFFFALPEILFAKVSEPHYNDSLPHCTFSQENQAETNAWFTSRFLYHIGGFLLPMLVMAWCYVGVVHRLCQAQRRPQRQKAVRVAILVTSVFFLCWSPYQIVIFLDTLARLKMLGSSCELDSYLSVAITMSEFLGLAHCCLNPMLYTFAGVKFRSDLSRLLTKLGCTGPASLCQFFPSWRKSSLSESENATSLTTF
- the CXCR5 gene encoding C-X-C chemokine receptor type 5 isoform X2; amino-acid sequence: MNYPLTLDMDLMNYNLEDLFWELGSYNDSTETPIKENHLCLTVEGPLLTSFKAVFMPVAYGLIFLLGMMGNILVLVILERHRQTRSSTETFLFHLAVADLLLVFILPFAVAESSVGWVLGNFLCKTVISLHKINFYCSSLLLACIAVDRYLAIVHAVHAYRHRRLLSIHITCATIWLAGFFFALPEILFAKVSEPHYNDSLPHCTFSQENQAETNAWFTSRFLYHIGGFLLPMLVMAWCYVGVVHRLCQAQRRPQRQKAVRVAILVTSVFFLCWSPYQIVIFLDTLARLKMLGSSCELDSYLSVAITMSEFLGLAHCCLNPMLYTFAGVKFRSDLSRLLTKLGCTGPASLCQFFPSWRKSSLSESENATSLTTF